GGCGCGTGGCTGGCACCAAAGCGCGCTTGCAGCGATCCCGCCTTGACGATGCCTCCGTGACCTCCCGGGCCCGGCGTCCGGGATCCGTCATATGGTGGAGGCGTCCACGTCGTTGGGGGGTGGGCGGTCGTTTCCGCCCGGCACTGGATCTCTTGTGCGAGGGGATGCGCCGTGGTGAGAAATGGTGGAGGGCGTGCGGAGCTTGTTGGTCGCGCTGCTGAAAAGGGCCGGATCCGAAGGGAGATCGAGAGCGTTGAGGGAGGTCACGGGACCTCTATAGCGCTCACGGGGCCGGAAGGTATCGGCAAGACCGCCCTCATGGCTTTCGCGGCCGAAGCCGCACGTGAGGCTCTTGCTGGCCATGATCGAGCGCTGGTCGTAGAGATCACTGCTGCCGAGACTGAACACGACTGGCCGTACTCTGGCGTTCAGCTCGTGCTCTCCACCGTTCTCGGGTCCATGACTCCAGAGCACCGTGAGCAGCGTGAACGAGGAATCCAGCAGATCATCGACGGCCTTGACGCCGATACGAAGCCCAGTATTGTCGCCCGGAAGCTCGAAGGAGAACTGACCCAGACGGACGCTCCCGCTATCGCGCTGATCGATGACGCACACCTGCTGGATTCGCAGTCGCAGGACGTGCTCGGATTCCTGGCGAGGCGGGTCGGGCCGTACCCGGTCGGTCTGATGATGAGCAGTCGCGACGTCGAGCCGTTGCCGCCCGTTCTGGATGGCCTGCCTCGGTTGCGGCTATTCGACCTCGAGCACGGTGACGCCGTGGAACTCCTGGTCACACACCATCCCGACCTGGTAGAGCCGGTGGCGGCCGAGTTGATCAGCCGAGTACGCGGCCATCCGCGGACGCTGCTTGCCCTGGCCGCACAGATGTCCCCGGAGCAGCGATCCGGCCAGGTTCAACTGGAGCGATACCTCCCGGTGCCTGCTGAGTTACGTGCCCGGATGCAGGCGGGTCTCACCGACATGACCGAAGCGCAGCGGCAGGCCCTGTTGATGGCGGTGATCAGTGAAGACCAGATGGTCGAGCCGGTCTTGGCCGCGCTGGGTGGACCCGACCAGGATGTGGCCCGGTGGCTGAGCCGCAACCATCTGGATGTGAACGACGGCCTTTTCCAGCTGCGTTGGCCGTTGGCCGGGTCGATCATCTGGCAGGACGCGGACATCGTCGAGCGGATGTACGCACACTCGCTGCTGGCACGCGAGTACCAAAAGATTGCCCCTGATCAGGCGTTCTGGCACGAGGCGCGGGCCCGTCTCGAACACGACGAAGGCCTGGCGGGTGAGCTGGAACGTGTCGCGCGAGAGCAGGCGGACCGCGCCGAGCTCGGCCGGGCTGGCGCGTTCGCCCGCGAGTCGGTGCGGCTGAGCGTCGAAACAGGTCCGCGGGTCCGGCGGGTTCTGCTGGCCGGCCGGCTCGCCGTATTCGCCGGGCGCTGCGGTGAAGCACTCAAACTATTGCACGAGGCGTCACACTCCGATTTGTCAGCAGAACAGATGGATGAACTCGCGTTGCTCGAGGCGCGGGCCAGACTGGTGAGCACAGGCGAGGTGCCGACTGAGCTGATAGCCAGCCATGCCGAGCGCATGAGCGAAACCGACCCGGATAGGGCGGCGCGGTTCTGGTTGGTGGCCGCTTGCGGGTTCGCCGACCGGCTCGAACCGGTCGAGGCAGCCGGCTACCTGGACCGGACCGAGCCCCATCTGTCCAAGGTGACGGAGCGCACCAGAGCGAGCTATCACCGCGCGGCAGCGTGGGTCGCGTCGCTGAGTGGACGGCTGAGTCTCGCTGCTGAGCTGATCGGGGGAGCTGCCAGAGAGTGCAGCGTCTTCGCCGAAGCGGATCGTTGCTTGCGCACCGCCATGGTTCTGACCCGGTTGGAGCGCTACGAGGAAGCGCGGCGGATGCTCCGTGTCATCACCGACGAGCGACGTTTCGGTGACGAGTCGATCGTCGTCGGTTATGCCTATGTGGTAGCGGTCGTGAACGAGATCCGAGCCGGCCGGCTCAATGCCGCCGAACGTGCGGCCGAGAACTGGCAGCGCAACGTCGGTGCCGGACGTGCCGACCGGGGTCCGGTCCCGGCCTACATGATCCGCGCCTATGCGCTGATGGGCCAACGTGACAAGGCCGAAGAATGCCGCGCGTTGACGGAGGCGCTTGCCCGGCGACGCGGCGACGGGTGGACAACCGGTGTACTCCATGCCGGAGTCGGCGCCATGCATCTGGCGTACGGTCAGCCGAACGAGGCGATGTCGGCGCTGGAACGGGCCCGGGACCACGCGCTCAAGTACGACGATCCGTCGGTCCTGCCCGTCGAGCCGGATTTCGTCGAGGCCTGTGTCGCCGTGGGCGAGACGGAACTCGCGCGGCAGGTCCTGGCCGAGTACGAGGTGCGGGTAGCCGCGGTTCCGACGACGTGGGCACGGCACACCCTTGCGCGTTGCCAGGCCCTGGTGCTGGGCGACGACGCTGATGAGCTCTTCGCCGCGGCGCTGCGGACGGGCATCGAGGACATCTCACCGGTTGAGGTCGCGCGCACCCAGACCCATTACGGATGGCTTCTTCGTCGGCTCGGGCGCCGCACTGAGGCGGCCGGATGGCTCCAGCGAGCCGTAGTACTGGCCAACGAGGCCGGGGCGGCTCAGCTGGTGAACCAGGCGGAGAAGGGCCTGGGGGGCGGCGTGTCGCCGGGTGCGGGCGGCGACAACGGAGGGTCGGTGTCACTCACCAGTTCGGAGCAGAAGGTGGCCCAACTGGTGGCCGCGGGCTGGCGGAACCGGGAGATCGCGGCCGAGCTCTACGTGTCGATTCGTACGGTCGAGTCACATCTTGGCCGGGTGTTCCGCAAGCTTGGTGTGCGGTCGAGAGCTGAGCTGGCTCGTCTCGTGGCGATATCGGAGGAGTAGAGAGGACGGCGCGCCGAGGTGTGTGATGTAGGTCACAATTCTGGTGCGTGCAGTTGAGTTCCACGTGGCCCTCATACTCACGAGGGTTTTCGTCGCCCCGATCGGCTGGGTGGTACATGCCAGTGTGGGTCGGATTCCTCGGGGGCGGCCGGGTCCGGAAGGACTCGGGAGCATTCGTGCGCCGAGCGAAGGGGACAACCGTATGGGCACGTCGCGGGGAACGAGCAACCCATTGCCACACTCCAAGGTTCGAGAACTCTCGCTACGGGGCTGGCGGGTTCTGCGCGCGAGATCACGCAGCGCGACCGCGATTGCCATGACGGTAGGCATGGCAGCGAGTATGACCGTGGGCGTCGGTTGGGTCGCTACGCCGACAGCGACAGCGACACAGACTCAACAGTGGACTGGTGACCCGCTGAACTCCGGGCAGACCACATCCGAGGGCGGCACCACCGAGGTGACGTTCGACATCGACAGCCCGGTAGCTTGGGATCCGCCACCGGGCGGCAATATGAACCGCCCACTTGCCGAGCCTCCGGGCGGGCCGAATCCGTACTCGCCGGAGAGCATGCTGGGGGATAACGGACTCCAGCTGAACGCGCCGGGCGTGCAGGATGCCGGAACCTTGACCTTTACCTTCTCAAACCCAGTGGCCAACCCGATCATCTCAGTTGACCGGCTCGGAGGCGCTGTCCATCCCAACTCGAACTCGGCGCGGCTGACACTGCTGGGCGGGGAAGAGATGGTGAAACTCTCAGGCGTGGATCACCTGGTCGTGGGTCAGGACGGCGCCGGCGATCACTATTTCGAGCGGATTCCGGGCCAAGAGACGGGAGGCGTGGAGAACTTCAGCGGTGACTGCCGCAACAATGGCGAGGCTCCGGGGGAGACGGGTACCGCCTGCGGGAGCATCCAGCTGATGGGTGTGTTCACCGAAGTCACCTTCAAGGTGGACATGGTCGGCCAGCCTGGGAGCGGAGATGCGCTGCACCTGGCGTGGTTCTGGGAGCAGGACCTAGGTGATGCGCCGGAGTCGTACGGGCGGGCGATCCACGCTATTCACGATCCCGAGGGCGGTGTGGCCGGCATGTCCGGTCCGTTCCTGGGGCCGAGCCGGCCCACGGATGACCCGATGGGTGATGAGTTCCACCCTGAGGCCGATCGTGACGAATTCGATGACGGTGTGGACGAGTTCCCGCCGCTGGATCCGTTGATGGCTGGTGAGACATATGCGGTGCCGGTGCAGATTGGTGACAGTGGCGAGACCGGCACCGTGTGTGGCTGGATCGACTGGAACCAGAACGGCACATTCGACGAGGACGAGCAGGTGTGTGCCACCGCGGCGTCAGGCGAGACGGTGGAGCTGGAGTGGACGATTCCTGAAGGGCTCGAGGCCGGGGATCAGTTGTTCGCTCGCTTCCGGATTGCCAGCGACGCTGATGAGGTCCTCAGCCCGACGGGTGCCGCTTCGGACGGAGAGGTCGAGGACTACATGTTCGTGGTCGATCCTCCGCCGGAGATTGAGCTGGTGAAGTCTGCCGACACAGACGAACTTGTGGCCGGGGAGACTATTACGTACACGTTCGTTGCCACGAACACCGGCGAAGTTGGCCTCGATGATGTGGTGATCACCGACACGGAGTTCTCGGGTGCTGGTGATCTGTCGGAGCTGGATTGCACGCCTGAGCAGCCGGCGTCGTTGGCGCCTGGTCAGACGTTGGAGTGCACGGCGACGTATGAGGTCCAGCAGGCCGATGTTGACGCCGGCCTGGTGGAGAACTCGGCCGACGTGGTCGGGTTCAGCGAACTGACCGGAACCGAGGTCGACGATGAGGACGACGAGCAGGTCCCGTCTATTCAGGATCCGGGGATCTCGTTGGTCAAGACTGCGGATCCGGAGATCTATTCGGAGGTCGGTGAGACCATCACATATTCCTTCGTGGCGACGAATACGGGGAATGTGACTGTTGATGATGTGGTGATTTCGGAGACGGCTTTCGACGGTGATGGTGATATGTCGGCGTTGGTGTGTGTTCCGGAGCAGCCGACGGAGCTGGCGCCGGAAGAAGTGCTGGAGTGCACGGCGACGTACACCGTCACTCAGGCGGATATCGACGCCGGTGAGATCAACAACTCGGCCGACGTCGTCGGCGCCGACCCCGACGGCGTGGAGGTCACGGACGAGGACGATGCCGTGGTGACGGCTGTGCAGGATCCTGCGTTGGAGTTTGAGAAGTTCGCGGACCCGACGCTGGAGCTTGGGCTGGGTGATGTGATCACCTATACCTTTATCGCGGAGAACACGGGTAACACGACGCTGACCAATGTGGAGATTGAGGAAGCGGCGTTTTCCGGGTCTGGTGAGATGTCGGAGTTGGAGTGTGATCCGGAGCAGCCGGCGACGCTGGCTCCTGGTGACACGTTGGAGTGCACGGCGACGTACACGTTGACTCAGGCGGATGTTGATGCGGGTGTGGTGACGAACACTGCGTGTGTGACCGCCGACGGTGATGTTGAAGAGTGTGACGACGAGGAGATTCCGCAGCCGGCGGATCCGGACATCGTGCTGGTGAAGACTGCTGAGCCGGAAACGTATTCGGAGGTCGGGGAGACCATCACTTATACCTTTGTCGCTACCAACACCGGCAACGTCACGTTGACCGATGTTGTCGTTTCCGAGACTGCTTTCGACGGTGATGGTGAGGTTTCGGAGTTGGTGTGTGATCCGGAGCAACCGGCGGCGTTGGCTCCGGACGAGACTCTTGAGTGTTCGGCGTCGTACACGATCGCTCAGGCGGATATCGACGCCGGCGAGATCAACAACTCGGCCGAGGTCGTTGGTACCGATCCCGATGGTGACCAGGTCAGCGACGACGACGAGGCCGTCGTGACGGCTGTTCAGGATCCGGCTCTGAGTCTGGTGAAGTCGTCTGTGGAGCAGGAGTTCGATTCGGTTGGTGACACGATCACCTATTCGTTCATCGCGGAGAACACCGGCAACGTCACGTTGACTGATGTGGTCATCGAAGACACCGAGTTCTCCGGTGCGGGTGATCTCTCCGAGCTGGACTGCACGCCGGAGCAGCCGGCCACGTTGGCACCGGGTGACACGCTGAACTGCACCGCGACCTACGTGATCATGCAGGCTGATCTGGATGCTGGCGGGCTGACCAACGCGGCGTGTGTGGGTGATGGTGAGCTCGAGGAGTGTGACGAGCACGACGTGCCTGGTATTCAGGATCCGGCACTCGAACTGGTGAAGTCGTCGCAGGAGCAGGAGTTTGATGCTGTTGGTGATGTGATCACCTACTCCTTTGTTGCTACCAATACCGGG
This portion of the Phytoactinopolyspora mesophila genome encodes:
- a CDS encoding DUF7507 domain-containing protein — protein: MAASMTVGVGWVATPTATATQTQQWTGDPLNSGQTTSEGGTTEVTFDIDSPVAWDPPPGGNMNRPLAEPPGGPNPYSPESMLGDNGLQLNAPGVQDAGTLTFTFSNPVANPIISVDRLGGAVHPNSNSARLTLLGGEEMVKLSGVDHLVVGQDGAGDHYFERIPGQETGGVENFSGDCRNNGEAPGETGTACGSIQLMGVFTEVTFKVDMVGQPGSGDALHLAWFWEQDLGDAPESYGRAIHAIHDPEGGVAGMSGPFLGPSRPTDDPMGDEFHPEADRDEFDDGVDEFPPLDPLMAGETYAVPVQIGDSGETGTVCGWIDWNQNGTFDEDEQVCATAASGETVELEWTIPEGLEAGDQLFARFRIASDADEVLSPTGAASDGEVEDYMFVVDPPPEIELVKSADTDELVAGETITYTFVATNTGEVGLDDVVITDTEFSGAGDLSELDCTPEQPASLAPGQTLECTATYEVQQADVDAGLVENSADVVGFSELTGTEVDDEDDEQVPSIQDPGISLVKTADPEIYSEVGETITYSFVATNTGNVTVDDVVISETAFDGDGDMSALVCVPEQPTELAPEEVLECTATYTVTQADIDAGEINNSADVVGADPDGVEVTDEDDAVVTAVQDPALEFEKFADPTLELGLGDVITYTFIAENTGNTTLTNVEIEEAAFSGSGEMSELECDPEQPATLAPGDTLECTATYTLTQADVDAGVVTNTACVTADGDVEECDDEEIPQPADPDIVLVKTAEPETYSEVGETITYTFVATNTGNVTLTDVVVSETAFDGDGEVSELVCDPEQPAALAPDETLECSASYTIAQADIDAGEINNSAEVVGTDPDGDQVSDDDEAVVTAVQDPALSLVKSSVEQEFDSVGDTITYSFIAENTGNVTLTDVVIEDTEFSGAGDLSELDCTPEQPATLAPGDTLNCTATYVIMQADLDAGGLTNAACVGDGELEECDEHDVPGIQDPALELVKSSQEQEFDAVGDVITYSFVATNTGNVTLDDVVIEDTEFSGAGDLSELECDPEQPASLAPGDTLECSATYTITQADIDSGEPLTNTACVSADGGIGECDDHDVPGPELDPGINLVKSSPDDELVVGETVTYTFIATNTGNVTLTDVVISEVGFDGAGEIVLDIDQPVTLAPGEQLVGTGSYVVQQADVDQGVITNVADVVGNTPQDEQVTDEDDEQIPGVQDPNLSLVKSSEEQEFDAVGDVITYTFVAENTGNVTLDGVGIAEDNFSGSGEVSELDCDPEQPASLAPSETLECTATYAITQFDLDAGIVLNAACATAEGDVESCDNHQVTGEQDPGLELVKSADSDELGVGDVITYSFIAENTGNVTLTDVVIEDTEFSGAGDLSELACDPEQPATLAPGETLECYATYTVLEADADAGEITNTAVVSGNDPDGESVTGTDDEDVSVVPDAPKPPDPPKPPDKPDPPKDPELPDTGSGLQTWLLLIGLALLFVGLSVAASTRREPQGTEEV
- a CDS encoding LuxR C-terminal-related transcriptional regulator — protein: MRNGGGRAELVGRAAEKGRIRREIESVEGGHGTSIALTGPEGIGKTALMAFAAEAAREALAGHDRALVVEITAAETEHDWPYSGVQLVLSTVLGSMTPEHREQRERGIQQIIDGLDADTKPSIVARKLEGELTQTDAPAIALIDDAHLLDSQSQDVLGFLARRVGPYPVGLMMSSRDVEPLPPVLDGLPRLRLFDLEHGDAVELLVTHHPDLVEPVAAELISRVRGHPRTLLALAAQMSPEQRSGQVQLERYLPVPAELRARMQAGLTDMTEAQRQALLMAVISEDQMVEPVLAALGGPDQDVARWLSRNHLDVNDGLFQLRWPLAGSIIWQDADIVERMYAHSLLAREYQKIAPDQAFWHEARARLEHDEGLAGELERVAREQADRAELGRAGAFARESVRLSVETGPRVRRVLLAGRLAVFAGRCGEALKLLHEASHSDLSAEQMDELALLEARARLVSTGEVPTELIASHAERMSETDPDRAARFWLVAACGFADRLEPVEAAGYLDRTEPHLSKVTERTRASYHRAAAWVASLSGRLSLAAELIGGAARECSVFAEADRCLRTAMVLTRLERYEEARRMLRVITDERRFGDESIVVGYAYVVAVVNEIRAGRLNAAERAAENWQRNVGAGRADRGPVPAYMIRAYALMGQRDKAEECRALTEALARRRGDGWTTGVLHAGVGAMHLAYGQPNEAMSALERARDHALKYDDPSVLPVEPDFVEACVAVGETELARQVLAEYEVRVAAVPTTWARHTLARCQALVLGDDADELFAAALRTGIEDISPVEVARTQTHYGWLLRRLGRRTEAAGWLQRAVVLANEAGAAQLVNQAEKGLGGGVSPGAGGDNGGSVSLTSSEQKVAQLVAAGWRNREIAAELYVSIRTVESHLGRVFRKLGVRSRAELARLVAISEE